The following coding sequences are from one Methanosarcina sp. WWM596 window:
- a CDS encoding HesA/MoeB/ThiF family protein has product MNDFEHEKYSRQILLFGEEGQEKLRNAKVLVAGAGGLGSPISTYLAIAGVGKIILADFDSVDLSNLNRQFLHHEKDIGRAKVESAKEKLLSMNPGIEVETIGEMLTESNIESLIPECDIIVDALDNLETRHLLNRLAVKRRIPLVHGAVTGYDGQVTTIIPGKTPCFYCIFPRISRKEVFPVLGTTPGIIGSIQANEAIKFLIGKGKLLESRLLFWNGLSGNFSEISLSKLNNCPVCGSLNKSNESK; this is encoded by the coding sequence ATGAATGATTTTGAACATGAAAAATACAGCCGGCAAATTCTTCTTTTTGGAGAAGAGGGGCAGGAAAAGTTGAGAAATGCGAAAGTACTGGTTGCCGGTGCAGGCGGACTCGGAAGCCCCATTTCCACATATCTTGCAATAGCCGGGGTCGGGAAAATAATTCTTGCAGATTTTGATTCGGTGGATCTCAGTAATCTGAACAGGCAGTTTCTCCACCATGAGAAGGATATTGGAAGAGCTAAGGTCGAATCTGCAAAGGAAAAGCTTCTTTCTATGAATCCTGGAATCGAGGTTGAAACCATCGGGGAAATGCTTACCGAATCAAACATTGAATCCCTGATTCCTGAATGCGATATTATTGTCGATGCTCTTGATAACCTTGAAACCAGACATTTGCTCAACAGGCTTGCCGTAAAAAGGAGGATCCCTTTAGTTCATGGAGCAGTTACCGGATATGATGGGCAGGTAACTACGATAATTCCTGGAAAAACTCCCTGCTTTTACTGTATTTTCCCGCGAATTTCTAGAAAGGAAGTTTTTCCGGTTCTTGGAACAACTCCGGGTATTATCGGCTCTATTCAGGCAAATGAAGCAATTAAGTTTCTTATTGGAAAAGGAAAGCTTCTGGAAAGCCGACTCTTATTCTGGAACGGGCTTTCAGGAAATTTCAGTGAAATCTCTCTCTCAAAGTTAAATAATTGTCCGGTTTGTGGATCTCTTAATAAATCAAATGAATCTAAATAA
- a CDS encoding ribbon-helix-helix domain-containing protein: MKERFSVSMDKELTEWLDKLVDEKIFSSRSHALEFCVKQISKIGIKNVVLMHWGEGEAEPVFMQDSDIKVIDSFAKAKNISRDEAAQLLVRKGIKDDS; the protein is encoded by the coding sequence ATGAAAGAGCGTTTCAGTGTATCAATGGATAAAGAACTCACAGAATGGCTGGACAAGCTTGTAGATGAAAAGATATTTTCCAGCCGTAGCCATGCACTCGAGTTTTGCGTGAAGCAAATTTCAAAAATTGGGATTAAAAATGTCGTGTTAATGCACTGGGGTGAAGGAGAGGCAGAGCCTGTGTTCATGCAGGACTCGGATATAAAGGTAATAGATTCTTTTGCAAAGGCTAAAAACATATCAAGGGACGAGGCTGCTCAGCTTTTAGTTCGTAAGGGTATCAAGGATGATTCCTGA
- a CDS encoding pentapeptide repeat-containing protein gives MAFLYPENQVSQLGITNVTEKANFINQYHTTSIQLISTLAQILGGSAVLVGIYFAWKNFELAQATLKSDQEKFQKDFELAQEGQVTERFTRAVDQLGSEKLEIRLGGIYALERIANESEKDYWPIMEILTAYVRRNSPVELAESQDKISLDIQAILTVIGRSNYKQGESIILDPVHDSKHLDLSYTYLAGADFEGAHFEGVLFLMSHINGANFQKSHLEGANFGNAYLDGAHFEDAHLDGAYFGNAHLKKAFFVMPIQGAYIKGAHFLWTMFHGANLEGAHFEETHVSSAVFEEAHLEGAYFEGANFKKINLELTSPKSKSAKVTGDLSIFRGANLEGAHFEKAKYLTIDQLSKAKTLYNAKLDPELEIPLREKYPVLFENTEE, from the coding sequence TTGGCATTCTTATATCCTGAAAATCAAGTATCACAATTAGGAATAACTAACGTAACTGAAAAAGCTAATTTCATTAATCAGTATCATACAACTTCAATTCAATTAATTTCTACTCTAGCTCAAATACTAGGTGGCAGTGCAGTTCTGGTTGGGATTTATTTTGCTTGGAAAAACTTCGAACTTGCTCAAGCTACTCTCAAATCTGACCAAGAAAAGTTTCAGAAAGATTTCGAACTTGCTCAAGAAGGCCAGGTAACTGAACGATTTACTAGAGCTGTTGATCAGTTAGGAAGTGAAAAACTAGAGATTCGTTTAGGTGGAATATATGCACTTGAAAGAATTGCAAATGAGTCTGAGAAGGATTACTGGCCGATTATGGAAATTTTAACAGCTTATGTTAGGAGAAATTCACCTGTCGAATTAGCTGAAAGCCAAGATAAGATATCTTTGGATATTCAGGCAATTCTTACCGTTATTGGGAGAAGTAACTATAAACAAGGTGAATCTATAATACTAGATCCAGTTCATGACTCTAAACACCTAGATCTGAGTTATACATATTTGGCCGGAGCTGACTTTGAAGGAGCCCATTTCGAAGGAGTTTTGTTCCTAATGTCTCATATAAATGGAGCCAACTTTCAGAAGAGTCATCTTGAAGGAGCTAACTTTGGAAATGCTTATCTTGATGGCGCTCACTTTGAAGACGCTCATCTTGACGGAGCCTACTTTGGAAACGCTCATCTTAAAAAGGCTTTTTTTGTGATGCCTATTCAAGGAGCTTATATTAAAGGGGCTCATTTTTTATGGACTATGTTTCATGGAGCTAACCTTGAAGGGGCTCATTTTGAAGAAACTCACGTTTCATCAGCTGTATTTGAAGAAGCTCATCTTGAAGGAGCTTATTTTGAAGGGGCAAATTTTAAGAAGATTAATCTGGAATTGACTTCGCCTAAAAGTAAGTCTGCTAAGGTTACGGGTGACTTATCCATATTTAGAGGAGCTAACCTTGAAGGGGCTCATTTTGAAAAAGCTAAATATCTAACAATTGACCAGCTTTCCAAAGCAAAGACACTTTATAATGCAAAATTAGATCCAGAGCTAGAAATACCGTTAAGAGAGAAGTATCCTGTCCTTTTTGAGAATACTGAGGAATGA
- a CDS encoding DUF4352 domain-containing protein — protein MTKLIPIILLILFAMSCIGCTEKVHTDADNSKGNQTLTSTPVQPIIEHTLDDDVSVTVLKTTFLNKLKTADPGCFFVIATIEMNNTGNTTYNINPNMWALEWDGMMYSPDIPATYADGINHPQTIADNELLVGPGGHQIFQIVYQLQSALSTEPNPEYSIVYLGE, from the coding sequence ATGACAAAATTGATCCCAATTATATTGTTAATATTGTTTGCAATGTCTTGTATTGGATGTACTGAAAAAGTCCATACTGACGCTGATAACAGTAAAGGAAATCAAACACTCACTTCTACACCGGTTCAACCTATAATAGAACACACGCTCGATGATGACGTGAGCGTAACAGTCTTGAAAACAACGTTTCTAAACAAACTTAAAACAGCAGACCCGGGATGTTTCTTTGTAATCGCAACTATTGAAATGAATAACACTGGAAACACCACCTATAATATAAATCCTAATATGTGGGCGTTGGAATGGGATGGAATGATGTACAGTCCGGATATACCAGCTACCTACGCTGATGGGATAAATCATCCTCAGACAATAGCGGACAATGAATTATTGGTGGGTCCTGGTGGACATCAAATATTCCAAATCGTTTATCAATTGCAGAGCGCCTTATCCACGGAGCCAAATCCTGAATACAGCATAGTTTATTTGGGGGAATAA
- a CDS encoding HNH endonuclease gives MTGSDTDKTHDAMESLFPDGEYRKLILSLFLEALKKANSYGSNKWGAYYYDEGVRLLVGNLIVFTVHKNGIWLTLDKQLLNERTDIWKLLDESDLWHWETGDYSEYKPVPSMNGYYTPSNKDSDIWPIVRELHFYYIDNVANKYKWLNIKSQPKHSDKLLEYLKHELGLRSIPFPNYGETDIAEEISSEESSNLFEGAKKQITVNAYERNPTARKECLQKYGFKCSVCGFDFEEVYGEIGREYIHVHHLKPLYEINEEYKVDPINDLRPVCPNCHSMLHKGKVTIEQLKEILRIHSI, from the coding sequence ATGACCGGCTCTGATACTGATAAAACTCACGACGCAATGGAATCACTTTTTCCTGATGGTGAATATAGAAAACTCATTTTGTCTTTATTCCTTGAAGCACTCAAAAAAGCTAACTCATATGGTAGTAACAAGTGGGGTGCATATTACTATGATGAGGGTGTTCGTCTCCTAGTTGGCAATCTCATTGTTTTTACCGTTCACAAAAACGGAATTTGGTTGACTCTTGATAAACAATTGTTAAATGAAAGAACGGACATATGGAAGTTATTAGATGAAAGTGATTTATGGCACTGGGAGACTGGAGATTATTCAGAGTATAAACCGGTTCCATCAATGAATGGATACTATACTCCTTCCAATAAGGATTCAGATATTTGGCCTATAGTAAGGGAACTACATTTTTATTATATAGACAACGTTGCAAACAAATATAAATGGTTAAACATTAAAAGCCAGCCAAAACATTCGGATAAATTATTGGAGTATTTAAAACATGAACTTGGACTAAGAAGTATTCCTTTTCCAAATTATGGTGAAACAGATATCGCAGAAGAGATATCTTCTGAAGAAAGTAGTAACTTGTTTGAAGGAGCAAAAAAACAAATTACAGTAAATGCTTATGAAAGAAATCCAACTGCTAGAAAAGAATGTCTCCAGAAATATGGTTTTAAATGCAGTGTTTGTGGATTCGATTTTGAAGAAGTTTATGGAGAAATAGGTAGAGAATACATTCACGTCCACCATCTAAAACCTCTTTATGAAATAAATGAAGAATATAAAGTAGATCCTATCAATGATTTAAGGCCTGTATGTCCCAACTGTCATTCTATGCTGCATAAGGGTAAAGTTACAATTGAGCAGTTGAAGGAAATATTGAGAATACATTCCATCTGA
- a CDS encoding endonuclease/exonuclease/phosphatase family protein, translated as MKLLTWNINHRTCNKKIPYHMAKAIASLTPDVIVLTEYVPGSSHQIFIEQLESYGFTHHFMSKRALKENQVFIAANTKLECGNILAPTNIDKSLPSNVLHVFLPEKGFNILGLRMPDYSKLPKIKRQCWDWIQQIAAENVDLPFVIMGDFNTDPVDSKAKCGDRINKLKDNGWQHSIPSSGASYWAIINGSGRRLDHAFISGHFDVLATEYISESGSYVFAGKKSEAMSDHAVLLIEVNIKSGCQ; from the coding sequence ATGAAACTGCTCACATGGAACATCAATCATCGCACATGCAATAAAAAAATTCCCTATCATATGGCTAAGGCAATTGCCTCACTGACGCCGGATGTCATTGTACTTACCGAATATGTGCCTGGCTCGTCACATCAAATATTCATTGAACAACTTGAGTCATATGGATTCACACATCACTTTATGTCGAAGCGGGCATTAAAAGAAAATCAAGTATTCATCGCCGCAAATACGAAACTGGAATGTGGGAATATCTTAGCTCCGACGAATATTGATAAATCACTCCCATCAAATGTGCTTCATGTTTTCCTGCCAGAGAAGGGTTTCAATATTCTTGGCCTGCGTATGCCCGATTACAGCAAGCTGCCCAAAATCAAACGCCAATGCTGGGACTGGATTCAGCAGATCGCAGCAGAGAATGTGGATCTTCCGTTCGTGATCATGGGTGATTTCAACACAGATCCTGTCGACTCAAAAGCAAAGTGCGGCGATCGGATAAACAAACTCAAGGACAATGGCTGGCAACATTCAATACCCAGCTCAGGTGCAAGTTACTGGGCCATTATAAATGGTAGTGGAAGACGGCTTGACCATGCTTTCATCAGCGGGCATTTTGACGTTCTTGCTACAGAGTATATCTCAGAATCAGGAAGCTATGTATTCGCAGGGAAGAAATCTGAAGCAATGTCAGATCACGCAGTCCTGTTAATTGAAGTTAATATTAAGTCAGGTTGTCAATGA
- a CDS encoding tyrosine-type recombinase/integrase, which yields MENGLVTGDGTKVLTVEEYDKFIQAIPESKRAIFEIHTITGLRYVELQRLHDNPAWYYKERNQIILPKEAQKKAKQKQIKRTIDRLPSTFPYIFKQFCEGHRPPERSSWNRDLARWSLKAEINPKVGNKTPRKTIESWMLKTGIPEIEIYSRQGHDPITSLMHYQSLSFTDYEMRDIEKRLTEWGILKK from the coding sequence ATGGAAAATGGTCTTGTTACTGGAGACGGAACTAAAGTTCTCACTGTTGAAGAGTATGACAAATTTATACAGGCAATTCCGGAATCAAAGCGGGCAATTTTTGAGATACATACAATAACGGGATTAAGGTATGTAGAGTTGCAAAGGCTTCATGATAATCCTGCTTGGTATTACAAAGAGCGAAACCAGATTATTCTGCCAAAAGAGGCTCAGAAGAAGGCGAAGCAGAAGCAAATCAAGAGAACTATAGATCGACTGCCTTCAACTTTCCCTTATATTTTCAAGCAATTCTGTGAAGGGCATAGACCACCTGAAAGAAGTTCGTGGAATAGAGATTTAGCCAGATGGTCACTAAAGGCAGAGATAAACCCAAAAGTAGGAAATAAGACCCCTCGAAAGACCATCGAGTCCTGGATGCTAAAGACAGGGATACCAGAAATTGAGATATATTCTCGGCAAGGTCATGATCCAATAACATCTCTTATGCATTATCAGAGCCTTTCATTCACCGATTATGAAATGAGGGATATTGAAAAGAGGCTCACGGAATGGGGAATTCTAAAAAAGTAA